CTGCATGGTATTAAAACGAATGAAGTGAATAATCTGCTCATTGCGGACGACCAGGAAAAATAGGGCAAAAAAAACGATTAAACCGGCAAACGGAATGCTGCTATAGAGTTTTAGAATCGGGAGCAATGGCAGCAGAATCACCTGGAAAGCGGGGAGAGTGCGGAACAGGTATTGACCGAATGCCAACCCCTCGATCAGGGGTAACAAATAGGGTAAACAGGCAAAAATCCGTTCTGGGACAGTGGTGCTGCTACGCCAAGTCATCCAGGTATTCTCCTTCTAATTGCAGGAATTAACGCTAGGAGTGAAATATACGCCCAACGCCCAGTCAGCGTTTAAAACCGACCACTCTTGATCCTCGGTTCACACGCCTCCTTACCGTCATCATATCAAATTCCTCCCCGGCGGCAGGCACAGCGATCCCTTCTACCCTAACTGCCCCGTCCTGCGTTAATCGATCGGGCCTTATTCGATATTGGCAATCCGGAACCCCATCTCACACTCATACTGCTGGGGTTGAGTTTGGTCGAGTTTATGGATAGCATGGCCACAACGCAGTTTCCCGTGGTGCCAGCGGGGTTGACCACTGTGATCCGCCAATAGACAAGCTTGACACACCTGCCTCGGTGGTAAGATTTGTTCGTCCATAAGAATGACTAACATTACGAACCTCCCCTTCCCCCTGCTTTCTTCCCATTGTAAGCACTGATCCCCGCCTATATTGGTTTCGTAACATACAACTTCACCCCCTGGTAAAGACAAGTTTACAGAGCCTCTGACCAGGGGGTGGAAAATTGCTAGAAATTGCTAGGAGACTGAATCGGGGCCGGTGATGTTCGGCAGGTGATATTCGCAGGCTACGATCGCACCTCGATAATCGTGCCATTGAAATCATAGGTTTTCCCTTCTAGCCGAACTGGTAATCCAATTTTCACCTTACTGCCTCCCAAAACGGGTCCATCACTGGTCATTTGTCCCTGTCCCGCTAGGGTCAGGAGAAAATCTGCCGTAAAGGGAACTTCTGAACCCGGTGATGGTTTAAGGGCTACGGACCCATCAGGTTGAGGAACCAACACCTGGCGGCCCGGATCTTCGATTTTGGTAATTCGCACACTCCCCGATGGCTGATTCCGAATGACGATGCTGGTGTTGTCCCCCACTTGGAATAGGGAGCGAGGATTGCGCACACTTAACCCCCGCACAATCACCTCAAACTCAACCGGTACGGTTTGGGCTTGGGCCAGGGAGGTGGGGTTACCAGGGGTGAAAAAAATGCCCACTACCACCAAAAGGAGCACCAAAATGGCCCCTAGGTCTAAAAGGTTGAGCTTGCCAAATAACCGACCGTGAGCATCCAAAATCTTCATACCCGCTGCCCTAGAATGACTCGAATGCTATGGTATCAGGTTTAGGCTAAGTGCCCGTCAATGCTAGGGAGACGCCGGTTTTGTATGGTATGCTCACCCTAGTTGTGGATAGAGCAGGAGACGGGCCATCCAATGGGGCATCCGCGACAAACCAGCGCACACACAAGGCGACGATCGCCGATCGTGACTCACTGAGCTATGAAGCAAGGACACCTGCATCAAGGTGCCGATGATGTGCCCCCGTCGATAGGTGGGTTAATGGGCGACCACTGGCGAGCAGCACGGCGATTCTGCCGGCAGCAAGGGGGACTCTGGAGACGAGAGCAGGACAGGGGAATCTGGCCGGGAGTAGCCCACTACGTGAGGAACGCAACATCCTAAATTTGCTATGCCCCCTGTTGTGCTTCTAGAATTTCTGATCATTTTCCTGTTGATCTTGGCTAACGGCCTGTTTGCCATGTCAGAGATTGCGATCGTATCGGCCCGTCGTGCCCGTTTGCAACACCTAGCCAGTCGGGGTGATCGCCGGGCGGAAGCCGCTCTATCTCTGGCAGAATCTCCCAATCGTTTCCTGTCCACAGTCCAGGTGGGGATTTCTCTGATTGGGATCATTGCGGGGGTATTTGGGGGGGCGGCCTTTTCCGAGACTTTGGCAACAGCCCTAAAGCAGGTCTATTTTCTGGTGCCCTATGCCGACGCGATCGCTCTAGTGAGCGTTGTGGTGGGGATTACCTACCTTTCCCTAGTGATTGGTGAACTAGTTCCCAAGCGCTTAGCGCTGCGTCATCCAGAGCAAATTGCGATGTTTGTGGCCCGTCCCATGCTTTGCCTGGAGTCGCTGGCGTCCCCGATCGTTTCTTTCCTGAGTACTTCAACGGAAGTTGTCCTGCGCCTGTTTGGCATTGAGTCTTCCCAGGCTGAACCCTCCATTAGTGAGGAAGAGATTAAGGTGATGATCCAGCGGGCGACCAAGGCGGGTACTTTTGAAGAAGTAGAACAGGAAATGGTGGAGCGGGTTCTCCGGTTAGGAGATATGCGGGTCAGTGCCTTGATGACCCCCCGTCCCGATATTGTCTGGCTAGATCTCGAAGATACCGCCGAGGAAAATTACCGCAAGCTGGTGGAAAGTCCCCATACGCGCTTTCCAGTGTGTGAGGGGGAGTTGGATCACTTGTTGGGGGTGGTCCAGGTTAATGATTTACTGACCCGGAGGCTAACCGGGCAAACGCTGGACCTGACGTCGGTACTGCGGCAACCGGTTTATGTGCCGGAAAGTACGCGGGGTCTGAAGGTCATGGAGTTATTCAAACAGGCCAGTACCCACATTGCACTGGTTGTCGATGAGTATGGGGTGATCCAGGGCCTGGTGACGCTGAACGATATCTTGGAGGCGATCATTGGGGATATTCCCTCGGTTGGGATACCGACGGAACCCGAGGCGGTGCAGCAGGAAGATGGTTCCTGGTTGCTGGACGGGATGATGGCGATCGATGACTTTCGCGAGTTGTTCCTGCTGCCGGAGTTACCGGGTGAGCAACGGGGCAATTTTCACACCCTGGGTGGGTTTGTGATTACTCATCTGGGGCGGATTCCTTCCACCGAAGATTACTTTGAGTGGGATAATTTCCGGTTTGAAGTCGCAGGTATGGATGGGAATCGAGTTGATAAGGTGCGGGTGATTCCGCTGAAGACCGGTACGGGAGAACCCAGCGGTGATCTGAAGGAAAAAAACGAACCATCCTAGAGGTAAGGTACCGCTTGCTGCACGGGACAGATGTCCCACAGAGGCTAGTTGACTGACCAATCTGTTCCCCTTATCCCTCAATCCCTTCTCCCATTAGGGGCGAAGGGACTTTGGTTTGCCCCTCATCCCTCAATCCCTTCTCCCATTAGGGGCAAAGGGACTTTGCTTGGTCCCTTCATCCCTATGGTCAATCCAAATAAGAACGATACAGTTTTGCGCTCCCCTCTCCCAGAGCGGGAGAGGGGTGGGGGTGAGGGCAGTTCAAGGGTTGTCAGTCAATCAGCCCACAGAGGATATCATTCGGAGGAATGTCGGTTTAAGCTGGAGGGAAACCCCTTGCCAGCCAGAGGTCGGTGCTTTGTATCGGACCTTGACTGGCGGGGTTTACCTGGATAGCTGTTTCCTGCTTCTACGCGATCGCCTCCCTGTGTTCCTCCGCCTTGCCTTACCGCTGTGGTTTACGCGTTTTTGTCAACGCCCATTCGGGCTGCGTCTTGGCAGGCGGATTGGGGTGGCGGGGGGTCTCACGGCGATTGGGGTGGCGATGACTTACCTCTGGTTCAGCAGCTATTGGCACTTGCGGCAGAGCCTATGGGCGGGGGCACAGGCACAGGCGATCGTCGAAACGACCCAAATTGCCCAAACCCTCGATCACCTTGTGTCGGCAGCGGCCCATCCGATTCTAACGGCCTCGTTGAGCCACGAGGCGTGGGCAACGCTGACTGAGGGGGTTTCCCCAGCCCCCCAGGGAGATCTCTTCTGGCAAACCGCAAGTGGAGAACTCCTGGCTGCCCCTGCTGCCCGTGTGAGTCCGGATGCCCTCTGGCAAGATCTGAAGGCGTCGCCCACCCCGCTTCCCTCCCTAGCGTTACGGACGATCGCCGCGAAATCCTATTATGTGGTCTCTGTGCCCCTAGGGATGGGAAAGGGAACCCTAATTCAGGTGATTCCCCAGTCGACCCTGGAGACCCCTTGGGGGTATCTGAGCCTGATGGCCGCGGTTGGGGGGGGGGTGCTGTTGGTAAGTGTGGGAATGGGGGCGAGCTTACTGCGGCTCTGTTACCGGTTACGGCAGGAACGGCAACGGCTTCAGGATTTGATTACCCATGCTCC
This DNA window, taken from Trichothermofontia sichuanensis B231, encodes the following:
- a CDS encoding Tic20 family protein, coding for MTWRSSTTVPERIFACLPYLLPLIEGLAFGQYLFRTLPAFQVILLPLLPILKLYSSIPFAGLIVFFALFFLVVRNEQIIHFIRFNTMQAILLDIVVILCSLILSVLGPVLQSSNFILETLFNMVFLGLMAAVVYSVVQSLLGRYAEIPALSDAVYMQLR
- a CDS encoding DUF4330 domain-containing protein encodes the protein MKILDAHGRLFGKLNLLDLGAILVLLLVVVGIFFTPGNPTSLAQAQTVPVEFEVIVRGLSVRNPRSLFQVGDNTSIVIRNQPSGSVRITKIEDPGRQVLVPQPDGSVALKPSPGSEVPFTADFLLTLAGQGQMTSDGPVLGGSKVKIGLPVRLEGKTYDFNGTIIEVRS
- a CDS encoding hemolysin family protein, whose protein sequence is MPPVVLLEFLIIFLLILANGLFAMSEIAIVSARRARLQHLASRGDRRAEAALSLAESPNRFLSTVQVGISLIGIIAGVFGGAAFSETLATALKQVYFLVPYADAIALVSVVVGITYLSLVIGELVPKRLALRHPEQIAMFVARPMLCLESLASPIVSFLSTSTEVVLRLFGIESSQAEPSISEEEIKVMIQRATKAGTFEEVEQEMVERVLRLGDMRVSALMTPRPDIVWLDLEDTAEENYRKLVESPHTRFPVCEGELDHLLGVVQVNDLLTRRLTGQTLDLTSVLRQPVYVPESTRGLKVMELFKQASTHIALVVDEYGVIQGLVTLNDILEAIIGDIPSVGIPTEPEAVQQEDGSWLLDGMMAIDDFRELFLLPELPGEQRGNFHTLGGFVITHLGRIPSTEDYFEWDNFRFEVAGMDGNRVDKVRVIPLKTGTGEPSGDLKEKNEPS